A genomic window from Motilibacter aurantiacus includes:
- a CDS encoding transglycosylase domain-containing protein, giving the protein MTPLLRSAVATRRVLVFVVLSAVAGLLVGGLVLPVAGGVGLLARASSEQFQDLPSDFEETPLPQTTRMLTADGKLIARFYDQDRKVVSLDQVSKRMKQAQLAIEDSRFYEHGGADLRGLARAALNNASGGGTQGASTLTQQYVKLALVYKARQEGDEEAERAATEETVGRKLRELRYAVALEEKYSKDEIFERYLNIAYYGAGAYGIETAANRYFSKPASKLTLEESALLAGLVQRPNATSPDKKENRDAAIERRNVVLNRMAELGMISQTAAARAKAKKLVLKESNQRLDCEQASKPYQFFCDYAKSVFLNDKRFGSTYQARYNRLYGGGLTIRTTLDSRMQNAALDAVHEWVDREDPVAGVVAMVEPGTGDVKSIAISKDYGRGPGRTKVNLALGAPLGASKGTLAGSTFKIFVTAAALEKGYGFYHSIYSPAQLRSVRSMETCDGSAYDPGWQPKNESASENGSYTLERALEDSVNTYFVQLEEQIGLCEPVTLAEKMGVLRADTGEKLQQVQSFTLGTNNVAPLNMAAAYATFGARGKYCPAWPVSDIDDPKRPNFEYPRPECKQVLDEEVADAVNYLAERVVDSGTGTAANISGRDVAGKTGTTNGKQQAWFMGYTPEIAAASVVWNPSPPRGGYSLTGKTIGGQYYYDVFGGSLPAPMWQDAVGAALDAVDAPSTDFVRPQGKFFSGGSYSSSYRHRSGNSWSSSGNSWSGSGDDEDE; this is encoded by the coding sequence ATGACCCCGCTGCTGCGCAGCGCCGTCGCCACCCGGCGCGTCCTCGTGTTCGTCGTCCTCAGCGCCGTCGCCGGCCTCCTCGTCGGGGGGCTCGTCCTTCCCGTCGCGGGCGGCGTCGGCCTCCTGGCCCGGGCCAGCTCGGAGCAGTTCCAGGACCTGCCGAGCGACTTCGAGGAGACGCCGCTCCCGCAGACGACGCGGATGCTGACGGCCGACGGCAAGCTGATCGCCCGGTTCTACGACCAGGACCGCAAGGTCGTGTCCCTGGACCAGGTCAGCAAGCGGATGAAGCAGGCACAGCTGGCCATCGAGGACTCCCGCTTCTACGAGCACGGCGGCGCGGACCTGCGCGGCCTGGCCCGCGCGGCGCTCAACAACGCCAGCGGCGGCGGCACGCAGGGCGCCTCGACGCTGACCCAGCAGTACGTCAAGCTCGCGCTCGTCTACAAGGCGCGCCAGGAAGGCGACGAGGAGGCCGAGCGCGCCGCGACCGAGGAGACGGTGGGGCGCAAGCTGCGCGAGCTGCGCTACGCCGTCGCCCTCGAGGAGAAGTACTCCAAGGACGAGATCTTCGAGCGCTACCTCAACATCGCCTACTACGGCGCCGGCGCATACGGCATCGAGACCGCGGCCAACCGCTACTTCAGCAAGCCGGCGAGCAAGCTGACGCTCGAGGAGTCGGCGCTGCTGGCCGGCCTGGTGCAGCGGCCGAACGCCACCAGCCCGGACAAGAAGGAGAACCGCGACGCGGCGATCGAGCGGCGCAACGTCGTGCTCAACCGCATGGCCGAGCTGGGGATGATCAGCCAGACCGCGGCAGCCCGGGCCAAGGCGAAGAAGCTCGTGCTCAAGGAGAGCAACCAGCGCCTCGACTGCGAGCAGGCCTCCAAGCCGTACCAGTTCTTCTGCGACTACGCGAAGAGCGTCTTCCTCAACGACAAGCGGTTCGGGTCGACCTACCAGGCCCGCTACAACCGGCTCTACGGCGGCGGCCTCACCATCCGCACGACGCTCGACAGCCGGATGCAGAACGCCGCCCTGGACGCGGTGCACGAGTGGGTCGACCGCGAGGACCCGGTGGCCGGCGTCGTCGCCATGGTCGAGCCCGGCACCGGCGACGTGAAGTCCATCGCCATCAGCAAGGACTACGGGCGCGGCCCCGGCCGGACCAAGGTCAACCTCGCACTCGGCGCCCCGCTCGGCGCCTCGAAGGGCACCCTCGCCGGGTCGACCTTCAAGATCTTCGTGACCGCCGCGGCCCTGGAGAAGGGGTACGGCTTCTACCACTCGATCTACTCCCCGGCGCAGCTGCGATCCGTCCGCTCCATGGAGACGTGCGACGGCAGCGCGTACGACCCGGGCTGGCAGCCGAAGAACGAGTCCGCGTCCGAGAACGGCAGCTACACCCTCGAGCGCGCCCTCGAGGACTCGGTGAACACCTACTTCGTGCAGCTCGAGGAGCAGATCGGGCTGTGCGAGCCGGTCACCCTCGCCGAGAAGATGGGCGTGCTGCGCGCCGACACCGGCGAGAAGCTCCAGCAGGTGCAGTCCTTCACCCTGGGCACCAACAACGTCGCGCCGCTGAACATGGCCGCGGCCTACGCCACCTTCGGCGCCCGCGGCAAGTACTGCCCCGCGTGGCCGGTCTCGGACATCGACGACCCGAAGCGCCCCAACTTCGAGTACCCGCGGCCCGAGTGCAAGCAGGTCCTCGACGAGGAGGTCGCCGACGCGGTCAACTACCTGGCCGAGCGCGTCGTCGACTCCGGCACGGGCACCGCGGCCAACATCTCCGGCCGCGACGTCGCCGGCAAGACCGGCACCACCAACGGCAAGCAGCAGGCGTGGTTCATGGGCTACACCCCCGAGATCGCCGCCGCGTCGGTCGTCTGGAACCCCTCGCCCCCGCGCGGCGGCTACAGCCTCACCGGCAAGACCATCGGCGGCCAGTACTACTACGACGTCTTCGGCGGGTCGCTGCCCGCGCCCATGTGGCAGGACGCCGTGGGCGCGGCGCTCGACGCGGTCGACGCCCCGTCGACGGACTTCGTCCGCCCGCAAGGCAAGTTCTTCTCCGGCGGCTCCTACAGCTCGAGCTACCGGCACCGGTCCGGCAACAGCTGGAGCTCCAGCGGCAACAGCTGGTCCGGCTCCGGCGACGACGAGGACGAGTGA
- a CDS encoding metallophosphoesterase yields MRAGRLPLARTTATLAALGAAGLAYGAGYEARSFRLRRVEVPVLAPGARPLRVLHLSDLHVLPRQGRKIEWVRRLAALEPDLVVDTGDNLAGLDSVPAALDALGPLLEKPGVFVFGSNDYIAPQFRNPFVYLREGGSTGPDDKPRNGVALPWQDLRDALADAGWVDLDNSRARLAVDGRDLELVGVDDPHIGRDRYADVAGPADPAADLTLGVAHAPYRRVLDAMSADGAGLILAGHTHGGQLRVPFSPAALVTNCDLPRWQARGLSRWGGSWLHVSAGLGSSPYVPVRFACPPEATLLTLVPA; encoded by the coding sequence GTGAGGGCCGGGCGCCTGCCGCTGGCCAGGACGACGGCGACGCTGGCCGCGCTCGGGGCGGCGGGGCTGGCGTACGGCGCGGGCTACGAGGCGCGCTCGTTCCGGCTGCGCCGGGTCGAGGTCCCCGTGCTCGCGCCCGGCGCGCGCCCGCTGCGGGTGCTGCACCTGTCCGACCTGCACGTCCTGCCCCGGCAGGGGCGCAAGATCGAGTGGGTACGCCGGCTCGCCGCCCTCGAGCCCGACCTGGTCGTCGACACCGGTGACAACCTCGCCGGCCTCGACTCCGTGCCGGCCGCGCTGGACGCCCTCGGCCCGCTGCTGGAGAAGCCCGGCGTCTTCGTGTTCGGGTCGAACGACTACATCGCGCCCCAGTTCCGCAACCCCTTCGTCTACCTGCGCGAGGGGGGAAGCACCGGGCCTGACGACAAGCCGCGGAACGGCGTGGCGCTGCCGTGGCAGGACCTGCGCGACGCGCTGGCCGATGCCGGCTGGGTCGACCTCGACAACAGCCGCGCCCGGCTGGCCGTTGACGGGCGCGACCTCGAGCTGGTCGGCGTCGACGACCCGCACATCGGCCGCGACCGCTACGCGGACGTGGCCGGGCCCGCGGACCCCGCCGCCGATCTCACGCTGGGGGTCGCGCACGCGCCCTACCGCCGGGTCCTCGACGCGATGTCCGCGGACGGGGCGGGCCTGATCCTGGCCGGCCACACCCACGGCGGCCAGCTGCGCGTCCCGTTCTCCCCGGCCGCGCTGGTCACCAACTGCGACCTGCCCCGCTGGCAGGCCCGCGGCCTCTCCCGCTGGGGCGGCTCCTGGCTGCACGTCTCGGCAGGGCTGGGCAGCTCGCCCTACGTCCCCGTCCGCTTCGCCTGCCCGCCGGAGGCGACGCTGCTGACGCTGGTCCCGGCGTGA
- a CDS encoding cation:proton antiporter domain-containing protein — protein MDVPDLIFALAGAGALLAAALPRVLEQRPFSLPLAFLAAGVVVGLLPVGLPELDPVEHGPFVEHAAEVVVIVSLMGAGLALDRPFAWRRWATTWRLLLIAMPVTIALVAWLGWAVAGLPAASALLLGAVLSPTDPVLAGDVQVGEPTDAEESEDEVRFALTSEAGLNDGLAFPFVMLAIALAGHGAVADRVGGWAVEDLLVRVVVGVVGGLVVGRLLGRAFFRARANALRLSEHADGFVALAVTFLAYGVTELCHGYGFIAVFVAACSIRAAERSHGYHGVMHGFVEQVERLLTAWLLLLLGVAFADGLLGALTWQLALVGVLLVLVVRPLVGTLSLVGSPAGRRERVVVGVFGVRGIGSLYYLAYALESAAFPARELWAVVGFTVAFSVMLHGVTATPAVSHLDALRLRRARWWTRGTPSDEQVAREHV, from the coding sequence GTGGACGTACCCGATCTCATCTTCGCCCTCGCCGGCGCAGGCGCCCTGCTGGCCGCGGCGCTCCCGCGCGTGCTTGAGCAGCGGCCCTTCAGCCTGCCGCTGGCCTTCCTCGCGGCGGGCGTCGTCGTCGGCCTGCTCCCCGTCGGCCTGCCCGAGCTCGACCCGGTCGAACACGGCCCCTTCGTCGAGCACGCCGCCGAGGTCGTGGTCATCGTCTCCCTGATGGGCGCTGGCCTGGCGCTCGACCGGCCCTTCGCGTGGCGGCGCTGGGCGACCACCTGGCGGCTCCTGCTCATCGCGATGCCCGTGACGATCGCCCTGGTCGCCTGGCTCGGGTGGGCCGTCGCCGGCCTGCCTGCCGCGTCCGCGCTGCTGCTCGGCGCGGTGCTGTCGCCGACCGACCCGGTGCTCGCCGGCGACGTGCAGGTTGGCGAGCCCACCGACGCCGAGGAGAGCGAGGACGAGGTCAGGTTCGCCCTGACGAGCGAGGCGGGGCTCAACGACGGGCTGGCCTTCCCGTTCGTCATGCTCGCGATCGCCCTGGCCGGTCACGGCGCGGTCGCCGACCGGGTCGGGGGCTGGGCCGTCGAGGACCTGCTGGTACGGGTCGTCGTCGGGGTCGTGGGCGGGCTCGTAGTGGGCCGGCTGCTCGGCCGTGCATTCTTCCGCGCCCGGGCCAACGCGCTCCGGCTCTCCGAGCACGCCGACGGGTTCGTGGCGCTTGCGGTGACCTTCCTCGCCTACGGCGTCACGGAGCTCTGCCACGGCTACGGCTTCATCGCCGTGTTCGTCGCGGCCTGCTCCATCCGCGCCGCCGAGCGGTCCCACGGCTACCACGGGGTGATGCACGGCTTCGTCGAGCAGGTCGAGCGGCTGCTCACCGCCTGGCTCCTCCTGCTGCTCGGTGTCGCCTTCGCCGACGGGCTGCTCGGCGCGCTGACCTGGCAGCTCGCGCTGGTCGGGGTTCTGCTGGTCCTGGTCGTGCGCCCGCTCGTCGGCACGCTGTCGCTGGTCGGCAGCCCGGCCGGCCGGCGCGAGCGCGTCGTCGTCGGTGTCTTCGGCGTACGCGGGATCGGCTCGCTGTACTACCTGGCCTACGCGCTGGAGTCGGCCGCGTTCCCGGCGCGCGAGCTGTGGGCCGTCGTCGGCTTCACCGTCGCGTTCTCGGTGATGCTGCACGGCGTGACGGCGACGCCGGCCGTCAGCCACCTGGACGCGCTGCGGCTTCGCCGTGCGCGGTGGTGGACACGGGGCACACCGTCGGACGAGCAGGTCGCGCGCGAGCACGTGTGA
- a CDS encoding S9 family peptidase — translation MDEQTTGAVADWELRFRAARVSLPEWAQDAPHRCLYVSNATGTYELYAWDRAAGTHRQVTSRPNGTSDGALTPEGETIWWFDDTDGDEYGVWRVQPFGGPPRDGAPDPEAAPGLAAAYSAGLALGRGGLAVVGRADDDYGTEVSVVAPGKEPRRLYAHAESATVGDLSEDGAWVVLAHSEHGDSRHPALRVLRVADAATVAELSDAPGKGLHPLGFAPVDGDPRLLVAHERRGRSELLLWDVASGAVDELDLGLPGEVGAEWFPGAAALLVEHEHAARSELYRFDLAERSLTRLETPHGVVGAATARPDGVELSWSSSAEPSVVRDLAGRTVLAPAGPRPPRSVPVQDVWVDGPGGRIHALVSLPAGPAPHPAVFLVHGGPAWQDFDSFAADVAAYVDCGLAVVRVNYRGSTGYGSAWRDAIEHRVGVTELEDLAAVHHEAVSRGLVDPGRVVLSGGSWGGFLTLLGLGRQPQLWSLGVAAVPVADYVAAYADEMEPLKAYDRSLFGGSPEEVPERYRESSPITYVDDVRAPVLVIAGENDPRCPIRQVENYLQRLRGREAPHEVYRYDAGHGSLVVEERVRQMRVELDFLARHVPGVRAPG, via the coding sequence ATGGACGAGCAGACCACGGGGGCGGTCGCGGACTGGGAGCTCCGGTTCCGGGCCGCCCGTGTCTCCCTGCCGGAGTGGGCGCAGGACGCCCCGCACCGGTGCCTCTACGTCTCGAACGCCACCGGCACGTACGAGCTGTACGCCTGGGACCGGGCGGCCGGCACCCACCGGCAGGTGACGTCGCGGCCGAACGGCACGAGCGACGGGGCGCTGACGCCCGAGGGCGAGACCATCTGGTGGTTCGACGACACCGACGGCGACGAGTACGGCGTCTGGCGGGTGCAGCCGTTCGGCGGCCCACCGCGGGACGGCGCACCCGACCCGGAGGCCGCGCCCGGCCTGGCCGCGGCGTACTCGGCCGGGCTGGCCCTGGGGCGCGGCGGGCTGGCGGTCGTCGGCCGCGCGGACGACGACTACGGCACCGAGGTGTCCGTCGTCGCGCCGGGCAAGGAGCCGCGCCGTCTCTACGCGCACGCCGAGAGCGCGACGGTGGGTGACCTGTCCGAGGACGGGGCCTGGGTCGTGCTGGCCCACTCCGAGCACGGGGACTCGCGCCACCCGGCCCTGCGCGTGCTCCGGGTCGCCGACGCGGCGACGGTCGCCGAGCTGTCCGACGCGCCGGGCAAGGGGCTGCACCCGCTCGGCTTCGCGCCCGTCGACGGCGACCCCCGGCTGCTCGTGGCGCACGAGCGCCGCGGTCGCTCGGAGCTGCTGTTGTGGGACGTGGCGAGCGGCGCGGTCGACGAGCTCGACCTCGGCCTGCCCGGCGAGGTGGGCGCGGAGTGGTTCCCCGGCGCCGCGGCGCTGCTCGTCGAGCACGAGCACGCGGCGCGCAGCGAGCTCTACCGGTTCGACCTCGCCGAGCGGTCGCTGACCCGGCTGGAGACCCCGCACGGCGTGGTGGGCGCCGCGACCGCCCGCCCCGACGGCGTCGAGCTGTCCTGGTCGTCCTCGGCCGAGCCCTCCGTCGTGCGCGACCTCGCCGGCCGCACGGTGCTCGCCCCGGCCGGCCCGCGGCCGCCGCGCTCGGTCCCCGTGCAGGACGTCTGGGTCGACGGGCCCGGCGGCCGGATCCACGCCCTCGTCTCGCTGCCGGCCGGCCCTGCGCCGCACCCGGCCGTCTTCCTGGTCCACGGCGGCCCGGCCTGGCAGGACTTCGACTCCTTCGCCGCCGATGTCGCTGCGTACGTCGACTGCGGGCTCGCCGTGGTGCGGGTCAACTACCGGGGGTCGACCGGCTACGGCTCGGCCTGGCGGGATGCGATCGAGCACCGGGTCGGGGTGACCGAGCTCGAGGACCTCGCCGCGGTCCACCACGAGGCCGTCTCCCGCGGGCTGGTCGACCCCGGCCGGGTGGTGCTGTCCGGTGGGTCCTGGGGCGGCTTCCTGACCCTGCTCGGGCTGGGCCGACAGCCGCAGCTGTGGTCGCTGGGCGTCGCGGCCGTGCCGGTGGCCGACTACGTCGCGGCCTACGCCGACGAGATGGAGCCGCTCAAGGCGTACGACCGCTCGCTGTTCGGCGGCTCGCCGGAGGAGGTGCCGGAGCGCTACCGGGAGTCCTCGCCGATCACGTACGTCGACGACGTGCGCGCGCCGGTGCTCGTCATCGCCGGCGAGAACGACCCGCGCTGCCCGATCCGGCAGGTGGAGAACTACCTGCAGCGGCTGCGCGGGCGGGAGGCGCCGCACGAGGTCTACCGCTACGACGCCGGTCACGGATCGCTCGTCGTCGAGGAGCGCGTGCGCCAGATGCGGGTCGAGCTCGACTTCCTCGCCCGGCACGTCCCCGGCGTCCGGGCGCCGGGGTGA
- a CDS encoding putative bifunctional diguanylate cyclase/phosphodiesterase encodes MGDGPPDRIAAALDATSDAILFVDHSWVVQYVNSAVSAVLRRPASELLGRRLWDEYPDAVGTRFWEAYHRAMDTGIPTTVEEYYKPLDAWIEVRSFPGPEGLTFFLRDVTGRHRAFALLAGQTAALQGIVAGVDVLRTFEEVTRLAEETLPGSVAAVFVLGPAGDLLELAAGPRLPPPLADAARRLAVGPAGGAVGSAAERAELVVGDAAGTWPADAGLAVRAGHGVLASWCHPLHGREGRVVGVLGCFLDRPGGPDEVEQARLRLIAELAALALERSRLDQEIRTQALHDPLTGLPNRALLIDRLEQALTSARRDRCGVALLFCDVDRLKPINDSLGHAAGDELLRALAERLQATARSADTVARLGGDEFVVLCGALGQELEAVAIADRLLAAVTQPLALLGQEIRPSVSIGVAFSEPGRHQLPPSTAAALLLRDADDAMYRSKADGGERINVFAEPMRAEAERRWELERGLRDALRRGEGLSVAYQPQVDLRTGRVVGVEALARWTTDRGTIVPPGEFIPVAEGTGLISDIGARVLHESCAALAALPSALGRPRLSVNLSARQLLDAGLPALVQSALAGAGLPGDRLCLEITETVLMEDAPGLLETLGRLRDQGVAISIDDLGTGYSSLVYLKRLPVTELKVDTSFVSGLGRNADDEAIVGAVVQLAAALGLDVVAEGVETRAQLDKLVELDCATAQGFFFTPALEAGRLQAYLQDALARGATPTTDPAGR; translated from the coding sequence GTGGGGGACGGTCCGCCCGACCGGATAGCGGCGGCGCTCGACGCGACGAGCGACGCCATTCTCTTCGTCGATCACAGCTGGGTCGTGCAGTACGTGAACAGCGCGGTGAGCGCGGTGCTGCGCCGCCCCGCGTCGGAGCTGCTGGGCAGGCGGCTGTGGGACGAGTACCCCGACGCGGTGGGGACCCGCTTCTGGGAGGCGTACCACCGGGCGATGGACACCGGCATCCCCACCACGGTCGAGGAGTACTACAAGCCGCTCGACGCCTGGATCGAGGTCCGCTCCTTCCCCGGCCCCGAGGGCCTGACCTTCTTCCTCCGTGACGTGACCGGCCGTCACCGGGCCTTCGCCCTGCTCGCCGGGCAGACCGCGGCGCTGCAGGGCATCGTGGCGGGGGTCGACGTCTTGCGGACCTTCGAGGAGGTGACCCGGCTGGCCGAGGAGACCCTGCCCGGCTCGGTGGCCGCGGTGTTCGTGCTCGGCCCTGCCGGTGATCTCCTCGAGCTCGCGGCCGGGCCCCGGCTCCCGCCGCCGCTCGCCGATGCGGCCCGCCGCCTGGCGGTCGGGCCTGCCGGTGGGGCGGTCGGCAGCGCGGCCGAGCGCGCCGAGCTCGTGGTGGGGGACGCCGCGGGCACCTGGCCTGCGGACGCCGGGCTCGCCGTCCGGGCCGGTCACGGCGTCCTGGCGTCGTGGTGCCATCCGCTGCACGGGCGCGAAGGCCGGGTGGTCGGCGTCCTCGGCTGCTTCCTCGACCGCCCCGGCGGCCCCGACGAGGTCGAGCAGGCCCGGCTCCGGCTCATCGCGGAGCTGGCGGCGCTGGCCCTCGAGCGCAGCCGGCTGGACCAGGAGATCCGGACCCAGGCCCTGCACGACCCGCTGACCGGCCTGCCGAACCGCGCGCTGCTCATCGACCGGCTGGAACAGGCGCTCACGTCTGCCCGGCGCGACCGCTGCGGCGTGGCCCTGCTCTTCTGCGACGTCGACCGGCTCAAGCCGATCAACGACTCGCTCGGGCATGCCGCGGGCGACGAGCTGCTCCGGGCCCTGGCCGAGCGCCTGCAGGCCACGGCCCGCTCGGCGGACACCGTCGCCCGGCTCGGCGGTGACGAGTTCGTCGTGCTGTGCGGGGCTCTGGGTCAGGAGCTCGAGGCGGTGGCGATCGCCGACCGGCTGCTCGCGGCGGTGACCCAGCCCCTCGCGCTGCTCGGGCAGGAGATCCGGCCGTCGGTGAGCATCGGGGTCGCCTTCAGCGAGCCCGGCCGCCACCAGCTCCCGCCCTCGACGGCCGCCGCCCTGCTCCTGCGCGACGCCGACGACGCGATGTACCGGTCGAAGGCGGACGGCGGCGAGCGCATCAACGTCTTCGCCGAGCCGATGCGGGCGGAGGCCGAGCGGCGGTGGGAGCTCGAGCGCGGGCTTCGCGATGCCCTGCGGCGCGGGGAGGGGCTCTCGGTGGCGTACCAGCCGCAGGTGGACCTGCGCACCGGCCGGGTCGTCGGGGTGGAGGCCCTCGCCCGCTGGACCACCGATCGGGGGACGATCGTCCCGCCCGGCGAGTTCATCCCCGTCGCCGAGGGAACGGGGCTCATCAGCGACATCGGCGCGCGGGTGCTCCACGAGTCCTGCGCCGCGCTGGCTGCGCTGCCGTCGGCGCTCGGCCGCCCGCGCCTCTCGGTCAACCTCTCGGCCCGCCAACTGCTCGACGCCGGGCTCCCGGCCCTCGTGCAGTCGGCGCTCGCCGGCGCCGGGCTGCCGGGGGACCGGCTCTGCCTGGAGATCACCGAGACCGTGCTGATGGAGGACGCGCCCGGCCTGCTGGAGACGCTGGGCCGGCTGCGCGACCAGGGCGTGGCCATCTCGATCGACGACCTGGGCACCGGCTACTCCAGCCTCGTCTACCTCAAGCGGCTGCCCGTCACCGAGCTGAAGGTGGACACCTCCTTCGTGTCCGGCCTGGGCCGCAACGCCGACGACGAGGCGATCGTCGGCGCGGTCGTCCAGCTGGCCGCAGCCCTCGGCCTTGACGTCGTCGCGGAGGGCGTCGAGACCCGCGCGCAGCTGGACAAGCTCGTCGAGCTCGACTGCGCGACGGCACAGGGGTTCTTCTTCACTCCCGCCCTGGAGGCCGGGCGGCTGCAGGCCTACCTGCAGGACGCGCTCGCTCGCGGTGCCACCCCCACCACCGACCCCGCCGGGCGCTGA
- a CDS encoding Imm1 family immunity protein, protein MFVTSVASAIRGSAVEREWEPDWDEGTVRQLVEALDGIDTTAVVFAGPDGAHLACGGSAYAGLVVYVTYAGGEVYSLVDPGAPEGSATVVAAGTPGEYELRYVVGPDAAVRAAWRFVRQGDLDDGLEWEG, encoded by the coding sequence ATGTTCGTGACGAGTGTGGCGTCGGCCATCCGCGGCTCGGCCGTGGAGCGCGAGTGGGAGCCGGACTGGGACGAGGGGACCGTCCGTCAACTGGTCGAAGCCCTGGACGGCATCGACACGACCGCGGTCGTGTTCGCGGGGCCGGACGGGGCGCACCTGGCCTGCGGGGGCTCCGCGTACGCCGGGCTGGTGGTCTACGTGACGTACGCGGGGGGCGAGGTGTACTCCCTCGTCGACCCGGGAGCGCCGGAGGGCTCAGCCACCGTGGTCGCGGCCGGCACGCCGGGGGAGTACGAGCTGCGCTACGTCGTCGGCCCGGACGCGGCCGTCCGCGCGGCCTGGCGCTTCGTCCGGCAGGGCGACCTCGACGACGGCCTGGAGTGGGAGGGCTGA
- a CDS encoding aspartate-semialdehyde dehydrogenase, whose product MSALPTLRRRDGRPTLAIVGATGAVGTVMLDILSTRKDVWGDIRLIASARSAGKKLRVRGEELEVVALSAEAFEGVDIAMFDVPDEVSAEWAPVAAAKGAVAVDNSGAFRMDADVPLVVPEVNPEAARQRPRGIISNPNCTTLSMIVALGALHREYTLRELVVASYQAASGAGQPGVDALREQIAKVAGDATLGTQAGDVRRVIGDTGPFPAPLALNVVPWAGSLKDGGWSSEELKVRNESRKILGLPGLKVNATCVRVPVVTTHSLAVHAVFEREVDQARAQAVLAEAPGVVLSDDPANHEFPTPADVVGTDPTWVGRVRRSLDEPNGLDLFLCGDNLRKGAALNTAQIAELVAEEFVEQ is encoded by the coding sequence ATGAGCGCTCTTCCGACCCTCCGGCGCCGCGACGGGCGCCCCACGCTCGCGATCGTCGGGGCCACGGGCGCCGTCGGCACCGTGATGCTCGACATCCTCAGCACCCGCAAGGACGTGTGGGGCGACATCCGCCTCATCGCGTCCGCCCGCTCGGCCGGCAAGAAGCTGCGCGTCCGGGGCGAGGAGCTCGAGGTCGTCGCGCTGTCCGCGGAGGCGTTCGAGGGCGTCGACATCGCCATGTTCGACGTGCCGGACGAGGTGTCCGCGGAGTGGGCGCCGGTCGCCGCCGCGAAGGGCGCCGTCGCCGTCGACAACTCCGGCGCCTTCCGGATGGACGCCGACGTGCCGCTGGTCGTCCCCGAGGTCAACCCGGAGGCGGCGCGGCAGCGTCCCCGCGGCATCATCAGCAACCCCAACTGCACGACGCTGTCGATGATCGTCGCGCTCGGCGCGCTGCACCGCGAGTACACGCTGCGCGAGCTGGTCGTGGCGTCGTACCAGGCGGCGTCCGGCGCCGGGCAGCCCGGTGTCGACGCGCTGCGCGAGCAGATCGCCAAGGTCGCCGGCGACGCGACGCTCGGCACCCAGGCGGGCGACGTGCGCCGGGTGATCGGAGACACCGGCCCGTTCCCCGCGCCCCTGGCGCTCAACGTCGTGCCGTGGGCGGGATCGCTCAAGGACGGCGGCTGGTCGAGCGAGGAGCTCAAGGTCCGCAACGAGTCGCGCAAGATCCTCGGCCTGCCGGGCCTGAAGGTCAACGCCACCTGCGTCCGGGTTCCGGTCGTCACCACGCACTCCCTCGCCGTCCACGCGGTCTTCGAGCGCGAGGTCGACCAGGCCCGGGCCCAGGCCGTGCTCGCCGAGGCGCCCGGCGTGGTGCTCTCCGACGACCCGGCCAACCACGAGTTCCCGACGCCCGCCGACGTCGTCGGCACCGACCCGACCTGGGTCGGCCGCGTCCGGCGCTCGCTCGACGAGCCGAACGGGCTGGACCTGTTCCTCTGCGGCGACAACCTGCGCAAGGGCGCCGCGCTCAACACGGCCCAGATCGCCGAGCTGGTCGCCGAGGAGTTCGTCGAGCAGTGA